The genomic window ACTCGCAGGTTGTCGCTGTTCTCGCCGACAGTGAGTTTCTCCCGGTGATCGAGGCGACCCTGCCGGCTTGCCCTCGTGTCGCCACCGTCGTGAAGTTCGGACCAGCGGCCGCCTCGCAGCGTGCGGCCGTCGCGTACATTGATTTCGAGGAGGCCATTGCCGGAAAGCCAGTCGCGCGGGGATTCGCTCCACGTAGCGACGATGATCGCTTCATCATCTACACCGGCGGCACCACAGGCATGCCCAAGGGCGTCGTATGGCGCCAGGAAGATTTCTTCATGGCCGCCCTCGCCGGGGGCAACCACAACGGCCCGCCGTTTACCGACAGCCGAGAACTTGCTGCAGCGGCGGCATCCAATCCTCATCCCATGACCCTGATCCTGCCGGCACCGCTGATGCACGGAGCTGCCGTCTACTCCGTGTTCAGCGGTTTCTTCGGCGGCGCTACCCAAGTGTTGATGCGCGCTTTCGACCCGGTTGAAGCACTCCGGCTCATCCAGGATGAGCAGGCGTCGTGTATCACCGTTGTCGGCGATGCGATGGCCCGCCCGCTCGCCGATGCGATTGCCCGACTGGGGTCCTCGTACGACCTCAGCTCGCTGCTGATGGTCAGCTCCGGCGGCGCCCTATGGTCCCGTAGCTCCAAGGACCAGCTGCTCGAACTCATGCCGCATCTCCTTCTGCGGGACGGCTTCGGCGCTTCCGAGTCCGGCGTGGACGGCACCCTCGAGACCGATGCCGACGGCAACATGCGGGTCGTGGGCAACCCCAGCATGTCGGTGGTGGACGAGAAGCTGCGTCCGGTCGAGCCCGGATCCGGAGAACTCGGATACATCGCGCGCAGCGGGCACGTGCCACTGGGTTACTTCAACGATCCGGACAAGACGGCGGAGACGTTCCCGGTCGTCGACGGGGTACGGATGTCGATCCTGGGCGACATGGGCCGGATCGACGCGGACGGCTCGATCGTCCTGCTCGGTCGCGGTTCGGTGTGCATCAACACCGGCGGCGAGAAGGTGTTCCCCGAGGAGGTCGAGGCAGCCGTCAAGAGCCACCCGGCTGTCATGGACGCCGTCGTCGCCGGCACCCCGCACGAGCGGTACGGTGAGCAGGTTTCCGCGGTTGTCCAACTGCGTGAGGGCGCCGGTGACATCGATCTCGACGAGATCGCAGAGCACTGCCGGGCCGCGATCGCGGGCTACAAGGTTCCGCGTTCGATAGTGGTCGTGCCTGCGGTCGTGCGTTCGCCGGCGGGAAAGGCTGATTACCGTTGGGCCCGAGGCGTGCTCGCAGAGTCGGTAGGGGCATGAGCGTTGTCGAAGAGCAGCGGGGTCGAATCCTAATCGTCCGTATCGACCGCGAGGCGAAGCGCAACGCGATCGATCGCGCCACCGCAGACGGAATCGATGCTGCTCTCAATCGTCTCGACGACGATCCCAATCTATGGGTCGGGGTCATTACGGGATCGTCGACAATCTTCAGCGCGGGCACGGACCTGAGTGCTGGGGTCGATCTCCGCACCGAGCGCGGCGGCGAATACGGGGTTATCAGACGCGAACGCACGACACCGCTGATCGCCGCGGTCGAGGGTCCAGCCCTCGGTGGAGGCTTCGAGATTGCGCTCGCCTGTGATGCCATCATCGCCTCTTCCACAGCGATGTTCGGACTACCAGAAACTCGCCGCGGACTTGTGGCCACTTCAGGGGCCCTGTTCCGTGCCGCACGAGCGTTGCCCCCGAATGTTGCACGAGAACTACTCATCTCGGGACGCACTCTGGGACCCGAACGCGCCTACGCACTGGGCCTAGTCAACGAGGTAGCCGAAGCCGGGAGGGCGCTCGAGCACGCTATCGACTTCGCGGAAGACATCTGCCTTTCCTCCCCGATGGCGGTGCGCGAAACTTTGCGTGCGGTCCGAGCCCTGACTGCGGCGGACGACGTTCTCGGTTGGCGGGCAACACAGGAGGCAATCGAGGTATTCATCGCCTCCAACGACATGAAGGAGGGCATCAGCGCATTCTTCGAAAAGCGCCCGCCCCGATGGAGCGGTCACTGATACGCCGCATGTACACGGCGACGACGAGTGCCCTACCTGTTCGACAAATGCACCGCGGAAACGCAGTAGCGCCCCCCGCGGTAATGCAGCTAGTAGAAGTGATCGACGAGCGGATCCTGGGTCTGCCGCGCGATCCCGATCCCGATCCCGGAAAGTGAGTTCCACACGCATGAGTAATCGCACGTTCGTCGTCGGCGTGGGTATGACCAAGTTCGAGAAGATCGAGTCTCGTGACTGGGAGTACCCGGACATGGTGTCCGAGGCCGTAGGTACGGCGCTCGCCGACGCCGGGATTTCGTACGAGCAGGTGCAGCGCGCCGCCGTCGGGTACGTCTTCCAGCCGTCGGCCGCCGGTCAGCGCGCACTGTACGAGACCGGTCTGACCGGCATCCCGATCGTCAACGTCAACAACAACTGCGCCACCGGCTCGTCGGCGCTCATGATGGCCCGCGAGTGGGTACAGGGCGGCATCGTCGACGTCGCCCTCGCGGTGGGCTTCGAGAAGATGACCAAGACGGCACTCACCGGTACCGGCGAGATGCCCAAGGTCAGCACGCTCGACGACCACCTGAAGGTGATGACCGCCAAGCACGAGTGGGGCCGCGGTCCCATGACGGCGCAGCTGTTCGGCAACGCCGCGCTCGAGCACATGGAGCGTTACGGCACCACCGCCGAGCAGATCGCGTCCGTCGCGGTCAAGAACCACAAGCACTCGGTGAACAACCCGTACGCGCAGTTCCGGGACGAGTACACGCTGCAGCAGGTGTTGGACGACAAAATGATCCACGCGCCGCTCACCCGATCGCAGTGCTCGCCCACCTCCGACGGTGCGGGTGCCGCGGTGGTCGTCAGCGAGCGGTTCGTGCGCGAGCACGGGCTCGAGGACCAGGCGATCGAGATCGTCGCGCAGGCCCTCACCACCGACACCGCCGAGGCGTTCGCGGACCAGTCGATGATCGACGTCGTCGGCGCCCCGATGACGAAGGCCGCGGCCGCCCAGGTGTTCGCGGAGTCGGGCCTGACCGTCGACGACGTCGATGTCATCGAGCTGCACGACTGCTTCGCGATCAACGAGATCATCACGTACGAGGGCCTGGGCCTGTGCGAGCCGGGCGAGGGCGGCAAGCTCGTCGAGTCCGGCGCCACCACGTACGGTGGCAAGTGGGTCGTCAACCCGTCCGGCGGCCTCATCTCGAAGGGGCACCCGCTGGGCGCCACCGGCCTGGCGCAGTGCGCCGAGCTCACGTGGCAGCTGCGCGGCCAGGCCGACGCCCGCCAGGTCGACGGTGCCCGCGTCGGTCTGCAGCACAACCTCGGCCTCGGTGGTGCGTGCGTCGTCACGCTGTACCGGGCCGGGACCATCTCCAAGCGTTAGGCGTCTGGCCGGCAGGCGCTCCGTGCGATCGACGCGCTTCCATTGGCTGCTGGGATGTAGATAACTTGATAGCACTGTTGGTGACTTCGTCGTCGAAGTCGCACCAGCACACTGCAAGCCCCGGGTGAGCGATGATTCTGGTCACTGACGTGCGAACTCAACGTTCGTATCACCGTGCAGGTCGGGCGCTCCCGTTGCGCGGCACTCTTCTGCACTCGACTACGAAGTCGCCGCGCCGTCATACCGACAGTATTCGGCTGTATCGGGAGGATCCCCGCCGAGCAGCTGTGAGATCGGCTGACACAGCTCGGCCTGCCGGCTCCAGTCGTCGATCCGGCGTTCCGCGGGGCAGGAGGCTGCGCCCGTCGCATGCCGATCTCACCCCGTAACCGGACGACCCGACAAACATACTTAACGTCGTCGAGTCGCGGTCGACGGGGACTGCACGCTGTGTTACTTGGTGACGAAAGTCGGCCCTACACCCCTAAGCGACTACGCAGCACCCGGCGACGTCCGGATGACGGACGTAATCAGCGGCCGACATTCGAGTTCTATGCAGCGCTGCTGCAGAACCCTGGATCCGTCGTCGCGAAACCGACGATGGAACAGCCCCACGTCGCATCGAGAAGGAATCAGGAATGCCCACCGCCGATGAAGGCATAGTCGTCGCCTTCGCCCAGCGGTGGGCCCCCTACTCTCCCGACGACTTCTTCGTGACAGTCGGCGTCCGTCGTCGCGAGATCGACCGACGTATGCGAGAGATCTGTAGACGCAGGCTCGATCAAGCTACTCCAACCCACCGTTCCGGATGGTGTGCCCGGTTACGGAAGGTTGCGCACGACTATCGGATGGCTACGCCGCCCCCCGTGCGCGGTGACCCTTCGGTCGATCGCTCCCGATCAACCGATGCCCGTGCAGATCCGTGCTGCCTAGGGCGTGACTCGCACCGCCGGCGAGACGCCGCGCCCACGTTGGCGTCAAATCATTTCAGCGCCTGGTTCACCTTTCGACGCATAGCGCCCGCGCTCTACGGCGCGTTTCGTGTAGACGGACCAGCCAGGCCTGCGAGCATGCGGGCAGCTACCGCGGCAACTTGCTCGTCGAGCTGTTCGGCGGAAACTCCGATTTCACGACTCATCTGTTCCCGAAAGATTGTGTAGCCGTAGTTCATTGCTGCCGTCATCGCGTGCGCGGCCACCGGATCCAATTCAGGGTGTAGCTGCCCGCTGTCCCGGTCGCGTTGCAGGTCGGTCCGGCTACGTTCCAGATGGGGAAAGAGTCGGACATCGGGATCGCCGTCCAGAACAAGCAACGTGGTCAGTTTGAGTGCTTCTTGCGCGTGGATCGTCTCTTCCAGTACACGCTCGCGCCGCTCGGTGAAAGGCAGCGCACGGTCAGCCTGGAAGACCGGAGCCTCTTCCCAGCTGTGCTGGGCAATGGCCGCCCGGAGCAATTCTCTTCTCGTTCCGAAGTATTGGTACACCTGACCACGGTTCACACCGGCCTCGTCGGCCACCTCGCGAAGGTTGAGTCCAGAGAGCACGCCGTCACGTGCGAGTAGTCGTCGCGCGGCGTCCAGTAGCCGTTGCTCTGTCGCCTTTCGGTCGCGGGTCCGACGAGGAGCACCGGTGATCTCGGTGTTCGATATATCGGTCATCGCGCCTCCTCCTGATGGACATAACGCTAACAGTTTCCGGCCGAGTCCTTCTCGCCAGTCTCCCGCAGATCTTGTAAATGAGGAAACGAGTTGCTAGCGTTCTGCTACTAACATTCTGCTAACTAGGTGGAGGATCTGATGCCGGTGCGTTCCCCTGATCGACGATGGCGTGCCCGCTCCACACGCTTCACCGTCGGCGCCGCAGCAGTTGTTGCACTCGTTGGCGCGTGTGCGCCCGGCAGCGCTGACATCGCCGCCTCCCCAGCGCGTGTCGTCGAGAACGGGATCGTCGGCGATCGACAAGAGCCGACTACCCCAACGCGCGGTGGCACACTGACGATGGCCGCCTACTCCAGCGTGACGACGCTGGACCCCACCAAGACACCGGCCCTGGGCTCGACAGGTGGCAACGAGATGGCCGCTGTGTACGACGTCCTAATGCGCTACGAGCCCAGCTCAGGGTCGTTTCTCCCTCAGATGGCCGAAGCCCTGACAGCTTCGCCGGACGGCCAGATGTGGACCCTGCAGTTGCGGGACGGGGTCACTTTCAGCAACGGAACTGGCGTCACGGCGCAGAACGTGATGTGGAGCATCGACAGGTACAACCAGGCCAACGGTCCGGGGAGCCAGCTATGGAAGGCGAATATCGTCTCCATGGCCGCCTCAGGCCCGCGTACCGTCACCTTCACGTTGACGCAACCGTGGACGGAGTTTCCCGCGATGCTAGCGGGCGGGCACGGCATGATCGTGGCACCGGCTTCGCTGGAGGGAGACCGGTTCACCCCCATCGGCGCCGGACCGTTTACGGTCGAGCGTTTCAGGCCGCATGAAGAACTCGCGCTAGCGGCGCGGCCCGACTACTGGGACGGGAAACCACATCTCGATACGCTTCGTTTCGTCGGTCTCACCGGTGACATGGAGAAGATTGAGGCGCTGGCAGCGAACGACGTTCAGGTCGCGTTCGTACGATCTTCCGAGGCCGTGCAACGTGCGCGGGAGAACGGCTACTCCAGCTACATCGAGACAGTCCCGCTCGGCAGCGTTGCCATGATCAACAATCGGCCGGGGCGTCCCGGGGCCGACATTCGCGTGCGCCGGGCAATCGCCCACGCGATCGACCGAAATGCCTTCGATGAGCGCGTCGACAAGGGAACAGGACTTCCCGGCTCGGTCATCTTCCCCGAATGGTCGCCCATGCACAGTGAGGTCGACGGACTCGAATACGATCCCGAAACGGCGAGTCGGCTACTGAACGAGGCGAAGAACGACGGATACGACGGCCACCTGACTTTCCTGGGTGTCGCAGCGGCGAAGTCGCAAACCACTGCGCTGGCGGTACAGTCGATGCTTCAATCGGTCGGCTTCACCGTGACATTGGACTTCCAAAGCAGCGCCGGCGATGTGACAAAGAAGCTTAATGTCGAGCACGACTACGACATCAGCTACTCCGCCATCGGTCTGCCTGCCGCCGCGCCGGTGAACAAGCTCACTGCAGCGCTGAACAGTTCGTCGAACAGCAACTATCTGGGCTACACGAACGCAGACATGGATGCGTTGTTGTCAAGGCTGCGGACAACCGGTGTCGACTCCGACGAACGCCGGGCGCTGAGCGGAGAACTGCAGACTTTAGTGAATGACACCGTCCCGTTCGTCACGCTGGGCTCCGCCCCCACCTTCACGCTCTGGGCCGACGACGTGCACGGCATCGAACCGACCACGGAATCCATCATGCTCTTCGGGAAGGCCTGGATCGGCGCCTGACCCGTCGGATTCGCCGATGCGCCCCCCATGAACAGATTTCGTCACTACCACTCGCGACACCCGACAGAAAGATGCTGGTGAACATGACCGAACTGCCCCTGGACGGAATACGGGTTCTGGACATCTCCGCAGTGATCGCGGCGCCCGTTGCCACCACATTTCTCGCCGACTTCGGCGCCGACGTCGTCAAGATCGAGGAGCCGACCACGGGCGACTTCCTCCGCAGCAACGCCGGCACCCCCGGACGTCGGTCGCTCCAGTGGGCACAAGAAGGGCGCAACAAGAAGTCGGTGACCCTGGACCTGAGACAGCCGCGGGGGCAACAGATCCTGCGCGAGCTCATCCCGAAGTTCGACGTAGTCGTAAGCAATCATCGACTACCCACACTCGAAAAGTGGGGCCTGTCCCCCGAGTCGATGCAAGCGCTCAACCCCCACGGCGTGTTCGTCTTCCTCACCGGCTACGGACTGACAGGACCGTATCGTGACCGCGGCGCGTTCGACCGGATCGCGAGCGCGTTCGCCGGGCTCACCTACGTGAGCGGTGAGCCCAACCGGCCACCGGTCCGAACAGGATTCGCGATGATCGACTACATGGCCGCATACCTGACCGCCTTCGCGACCGTGACAGCCCTCTATCACCGGGACGCCAACGGCGGGCAGGGCCAGATCATCGACTCCTCGCTCTACGAAGCGGGATTCCGGGCCAGCGAGGACGCACTACTGGCGTACTCAAGCACCGGTGCGATCCGGGAACGCAGTGGTAACCGCAATCCGGCGCTGGTTCCGGCAAGCGACTTCGACACCGCAGACGGGCGACGGGTCGCCGTGCACGCCGGCACCGACCCGCTGTTCCGGCGGCTCACACAGGTTTTGGGCAGCCC from Prescottella sp. R16 includes these protein-coding regions:
- a CDS encoding TetR/AcrR family transcriptional regulator; the protein is MTDISNTEITGAPRRTRDRKATEQRLLDAARRLLARDGVLSGLNLREVADEAGVNRGQVYQYFGTRRELLRAAIAQHSWEEAPVFQADRALPFTERRERVLEETIHAQEALKLTTLLVLDGDPDVRLFPHLERSRTDLQRDRDSGQLHPELDPVAAHAMTAAMNYGYTIFREQMSREIGVSAEQLDEQVAAVAARMLAGLAGPSTRNAP
- a CDS encoding CaiB/BaiF CoA-transferase family protein yields the protein MTELPLDGIRVLDISAVIAAPVATTFLADFGADVVKIEEPTTGDFLRSNAGTPGRRSLQWAQEGRNKKSVTLDLRQPRGQQILRELIPKFDVVVSNHRLPTLEKWGLSPESMQALNPHGVFVFLTGYGLTGPYRDRGAFDRIASAFAGLTYVSGEPNRPPVRTGFAMIDYMAAYLTAFATVTALYHRDANGGQGQIIDSSLYEAGFRASEDALLAYSSTGAIRERSGNRNPALVPASDFDTADGRRVAVHAGTDPLFRRLTQVLGSPELADDPRFATRAARAENPEHLYQLIAAWVAARTADEVTVTLSAAGIPASPLMNVADIAADRHYRERGTIVDVTDPDFGEISMVAPLPHFSRTPGRIDALGCALGAHTEEVYREILGFDDEDFAALRAAKVI
- a CDS encoding acyl-CoA synthetase, with protein sequence MSLNLADLFEAVVDEIPDRPALVCGDERRSFRELDRRANQLAHALTEWGISPGDHVGIHMRNSVQFVESMLACLKVRAVPVNINYRYTESELTYLYNNSQVVAVLADSEFLPVIEATLPACPRVATVVKFGPAAASQRAAVAYIDFEEAIAGKPVARGFAPRSDDDRFIIYTGGTTGMPKGVVWRQEDFFMAALAGGNHNGPPFTDSRELAAAAASNPHPMTLILPAPLMHGAAVYSVFSGFFGGATQVLMRAFDPVEALRLIQDEQASCITVVGDAMARPLADAIARLGSSYDLSSLLMVSSGGALWSRSSKDQLLELMPHLLLRDGFGASESGVDGTLETDADGNMRVVGNPSMSVVDEKLRPVEPGSGELGYIARSGHVPLGYFNDPDKTAETFPVVDGVRMSILGDMGRIDADGSIVLLGRGSVCINTGGEKVFPEEVEAAVKSHPAVMDAVVAGTPHERYGEQVSAVVQLREGAGDIDLDEIAEHCRAAIAGYKVPRSIVVVPAVVRSPAGKADYRWARGVLAESVGA
- a CDS encoding lipid-transfer protein, coding for MSNRTFVVGVGMTKFEKIESRDWEYPDMVSEAVGTALADAGISYEQVQRAAVGYVFQPSAAGQRALYETGLTGIPIVNVNNNCATGSSALMMAREWVQGGIVDVALAVGFEKMTKTALTGTGEMPKVSTLDDHLKVMTAKHEWGRGPMTAQLFGNAALEHMERYGTTAEQIASVAVKNHKHSVNNPYAQFRDEYTLQQVLDDKMIHAPLTRSQCSPTSDGAGAAVVVSERFVREHGLEDQAIEIVAQALTTDTAEAFADQSMIDVVGAPMTKAAAAQVFAESGLTVDDVDVIELHDCFAINEIITYEGLGLCEPGEGGKLVESGATTYGGKWVVNPSGGLISKGHPLGATGLAQCAELTWQLRGQADARQVDGARVGLQHNLGLGGACVVTLYRAGTISKR
- a CDS encoding enoyl-CoA hydratase-related protein, coding for MSVVEEQRGRILIVRIDREAKRNAIDRATADGIDAALNRLDDDPNLWVGVITGSSTIFSAGTDLSAGVDLRTERGGEYGVIRRERTTPLIAAVEGPALGGGFEIALACDAIIASSTAMFGLPETRRGLVATSGALFRAARALPPNVARELLISGRTLGPERAYALGLVNEVAEAGRALEHAIDFAEDICLSSPMAVRETLRAVRALTAADDVLGWRATQEAIEVFIASNDMKEGISAFFEKRPPRWSGH
- a CDS encoding ABC transporter substrate-binding protein; the protein is MEDLMPVRSPDRRWRARSTRFTVGAAAVVALVGACAPGSADIAASPARVVENGIVGDRQEPTTPTRGGTLTMAAYSSVTTLDPTKTPALGSTGGNEMAAVYDVLMRYEPSSGSFLPQMAEALTASPDGQMWTLQLRDGVTFSNGTGVTAQNVMWSIDRYNQANGPGSQLWKANIVSMAASGPRTVTFTLTQPWTEFPAMLAGGHGMIVAPASLEGDRFTPIGAGPFTVERFRPHEELALAARPDYWDGKPHLDTLRFVGLTGDMEKIEALAANDVQVAFVRSSEAVQRARENGYSSYIETVPLGSVAMINNRPGRPGADIRVRRAIAHAIDRNAFDERVDKGTGLPGSVIFPEWSPMHSEVDGLEYDPETASRLLNEAKNDGYDGHLTFLGVAAAKSQTTALAVQSMLQSVGFTVTLDFQSSAGDVTKKLNVEHDYDISYSAIGLPAAAPVNKLTAALNSSSNSNYLGYTNADMDALLSRLRTTGVDSDERRALSGELQTLVNDTVPFVTLGSAPTFTLWADDVHGIEPTTESIMLFGKAWIGA